A genome region from Pseudanabaena sp. Chao 1811 includes the following:
- a CDS encoding class I SAM-dependent methyltransferase, with protein MNSLTSKQSTWNWQNTQEILCPICGFDRYISIYSRLDYLDIVSCQSCSFRFVQPQPTHEELLRFYQEGYFSGNHDFHQDTNYFESREKAIESEQVTGWQFIKQHTDVFNKRFLDLGCADGALLVLARQYGARKVAGVEFSSDAADYGRLHYGLEILESSADKLLFSDQSFDIITAFDLIEHVQNPSQLFDEVSRVLCSGGIFLGGCPDMECFDDWGAEWIGVQRNMEHLSYFDSKTLSRLANKSGLKVILFEYQGFPLNNKQYKNYQALKPLSLVSKLLQPDVWSYNVLQKLRVQLKRPKHFHELMFVLQKVEL; from the coding sequence ATGAACTCTCTAACAAGCAAACAAAGTACTTGGAATTGGCAGAATACACAAGAAATTTTATGCCCCATTTGTGGCTTTGATCGTTATATATCTATCTACTCACGTCTAGATTACCTAGATATCGTTTCCTGTCAGTCCTGTTCATTTCGCTTTGTACAGCCTCAACCTACCCACGAAGAACTACTTCGTTTTTACCAAGAGGGGTATTTTTCTGGCAATCATGATTTTCATCAAGATACAAACTATTTTGAATCCAGAGAAAAAGCAATCGAAAGTGAACAAGTTACTGGGTGGCAATTCATCAAACAACATACAGATGTATTCAATAAAAGATTCCTAGATTTAGGATGTGCTGATGGTGCATTACTAGTATTAGCAAGACAGTATGGTGCTAGAAAAGTTGCTGGAGTAGAATTTAGTTCTGATGCTGCTGATTATGGTCGCCTTCATTATGGTTTAGAGATCTTAGAATCTTCAGCGGATAAACTATTATTTTCTGATCAAAGTTTTGATATCATTACTGCTTTTGATTTAATTGAACATGTCCAAAATCCATCTCAATTATTTGACGAAGTTAGTCGAGTCCTTTGTAGTGGAGGTATATTCTTAGGTGGTTGCCCAGATATGGAATGTTTTGATGATTGGGGGGCAGAATGGATCGGGGTACAGAGAAATATGGAACATCTCAGTTACTTTGACAGCAAGACTCTTTCGAGATTAGCTAATAAATCTGGATTAAAAGTTATTCTATTTGAATATCAAGGCTTTCCTCTAAATAACAAACAGTACAAGAATTATCAAGCATTAAAGCCTTTGTCACTAGTCTCAAAATTGTTACAGCCTGATGTATGGAGTTACAACGTATTACAAAAACTTAGAGTTCAGCTTAAACGTCCTAAGCATTTTCATGAATTAATGTTCGTTTTACAAAAGGTGGAGTTATGA
- a CDS encoding glycosyltransferase: MTKKKIGMIVYSNPDYYPPTVNAVYLLSEHFDIVLIGRNQETPHWQYPSNVSVHRLGEYTSVKERVQRSAKEKLWEYTDFVIQSRRLLKDVSLIYAYDTFAYIASYLSAIHIFKKIPLIYHSHEISDKLSPLSSLSGFLQRIERKLIHHATIVVFPDKDRAIFFQTITNLKKTPLIVPNFPLKSVFQLQLDWYSVIPNRWQSIIIFYRGTISNSSSMLEIITSTTLINKDSHIKFVGFMNKEAAKEIDDLINTLQISKNFSYLGTIPYNDLQMHTLSSTIGFALYKNTSFDRVACVTACNKIYEYAACGLPVIVSDFPNYREFLCNESWVRFANPEDPHAIADAIKDILCDFEDYQKTCSAARQAFEERFNYEIVFFPLLTEIKCLVNDNQ; encoded by the coding sequence ATGACTAAAAAAAAGATTGGGATGATAGTTTACTCAAATCCTGATTATTATCCGCCCACTGTTAACGCAGTTTATTTGTTGTCAGAACATTTTGACATTGTTTTAATTGGTCGTAATCAAGAAACTCCCCATTGGCAATATCCATCTAATGTTTCGGTTCATCGTCTAGGTGAATATACATCTGTAAAAGAGAGAGTCCAGAGATCTGCCAAAGAAAAGCTCTGGGAATATACTGATTTTGTCATTCAATCACGCCGTCTTTTAAAAGATGTTTCTCTAATTTATGCTTATGACACTTTTGCATACATAGCATCCTATCTATCCGCTATCCATATATTCAAAAAAATTCCGCTGATTTACCACAGCCATGAGATCTCTGATAAATTATCTCCTCTATCTTCTCTGTCAGGATTTCTTCAAAGAATCGAAAGAAAATTAATACACCACGCCACAATAGTTGTTTTCCCAGATAAAGACAGAGCTATTTTTTTTCAAACTATAACAAATTTAAAAAAAACTCCACTTATTGTGCCTAATTTCCCCTTAAAATCTGTTTTCCAACTCCAGTTAGACTGGTATTCTGTAATTCCTAATCGTTGGCAATCCATTATTATCTTTTATAGAGGTACAATTTCTAACTCAAGCTCTATGCTGGAGATTATAACTTCTACCACTCTGATAAACAAAGATAGTCATATAAAGTTCGTTGGATTCATGAATAAGGAGGCTGCTAAAGAAATTGATGATTTAATTAATACTCTTCAAATATCTAAAAATTTTTCTTATTTAGGTACAATTCCTTACAATGATTTGCAAATGCATACATTATCTTCGACTATCGGATTTGCTCTATATAAGAATACTTCCTTTGATCGAGTAGCTTGTGTAACTGCTTGCAACAAAATATATGAGTATGCTGCCTGTGGTTTACCAGTTATTGTCAGCGACTTCCCCAACTATCGCGAATTTCTATGCAATGAATCTTGGGTGCGTTTTGCTAATCCTGAAGATCCTCATGCGATCGCTGATGCAATCAAAGATATTTTATGCGATTTTGAGGATTATCAAAAAACGTGTTCAGCAGCTAGACAAGCATTTGAGGAAAGATTTAATTATGAAATAGTTTTTTTCCCATTACTGACAGAAATCAAATGCTTAGTAAATGACAATCAATAA
- a CDS encoding glycosyltransferase family 2 protein, with amino-acid sequence MFLSIIILTYNETVNLPACLTSLQALNAEIFIVDSGSSDNTVEIAKQAGCQVFIHPWENYAKQLNWALENLPISTPWVMRLDADECLTSKLVNELKYVLPKTPDQITGYQVKRRVFFMGRWIRYGGYYPTWLLRVWRNGLGTCEQRWMDEHILLTEGKVANLKYDIIDDNQKGLTFWTDKHNRYADREVKDLLSMPDDQDDLISSTQSSQAGKRRWLKKNFYARSPLFLRAFLYFLTRYIIGLGFLDGIQGLIFHFLQGFWYRFLVDAKIYEITRKRN; translated from the coding sequence ATGTTTCTATCTATCATTATTTTGACTTACAATGAAACAGTGAATTTACCTGCTTGTCTCACAAGCTTACAAGCTCTTAATGCAGAAATATTTATTGTTGATTCTGGTAGTTCAGATAATACTGTTGAAATTGCAAAACAAGCTGGTTGTCAGGTTTTCATTCATCCTTGGGAAAATTATGCAAAACAATTAAATTGGGCACTAGAAAATTTGCCAATTTCTACACCTTGGGTTATGCGCCTTGATGCCGATGAATGCCTTACCTCTAAACTAGTTAATGAATTAAAATATGTTTTGCCGAAAACACCTGATCAAATTACTGGATATCAGGTAAAACGGCGTGTATTTTTTATGGGACGCTGGATTCGCTATGGGGGCTATTATCCTACGTGGTTACTGAGAGTTTGGCGTAACGGTTTAGGGACTTGTGAACAGCGCTGGATGGATGAGCATATTCTGCTTACTGAAGGTAAAGTTGCTAATCTCAAATATGACATCATTGATGACAACCAAAAAGGATTGACTTTTTGGACAGACAAACATAACCGCTATGCAGACCGCGAGGTTAAAGACTTGCTAAGTATGCCAGATGATCAAGATGACCTAATAAGTAGCACTCAATCTTCTCAAGCTGGAAAACGAAGATGGTTAAAGAAAAACTTTTATGCGCGATCGCCTCTTTTCTTGCGTGCTTTTCTATATTTCCTAACGCGCTATATTATCGGATTAGGATTTCTAGATGGTATCCAAGGTCTGATTTTTCATTTCCTTCAGGGCTTTTGGTATCGCTTTTTAGTCGATGCCAAAATATATGAGATTACCCGAAAGCGAAATTAA
- a CDS encoding IS256 family transposase: MNIRKELLDELLQECKTPPDLFGEGGILKQLTTALVERALEAELSMHLGYGKHEPRPEGQTNSRNGYSQKKVQGDFGVAEIAVPRDRQGEFEPQMVKKGQSRLSGLDEKIIALYARGMSVRDIQAQLQEMYGVEVSPTLISNVTDAVIDEVKQWQNRPLEAVYPIVFLDCLVIKVRDNGRVINKSLYFALGVNMDGYKELLGMWISPNEGAKFWLSVLTEIHNCGVKDILIACVDGLTGFPNAIETVFPKTQVQLCIVHMVRNSVAFVPWQQRKQVCADLKAIYSAATESEAEFNLELFAEKWDKQYPSISKSWRSHWANIIPFFAFPTEIRRAIYTTNAIESMNSSLRKVIKSQQIFPSDDAAFKLVYLAMRNISKKWTMPIRDWKPALNRFAILFEDRLHV; the protein is encoded by the coding sequence ATGAATATACGCAAAGAATTGCTCGACGAATTGCTGCAAGAATGTAAAACACCACCTGACCTATTCGGAGAAGGAGGAATCCTGAAGCAACTGACGACCGCATTAGTGGAGAGAGCATTGGAAGCAGAACTATCCATGCATCTGGGCTACGGAAAACATGAACCAAGACCAGAAGGACAAACTAACAGTCGCAACGGTTATAGCCAGAAAAAAGTGCAAGGTGACTTTGGCGTAGCCGAAATCGCAGTCCCCCGAGATCGGCAAGGGGAGTTTGAACCGCAGATGGTGAAGAAAGGACAAAGTCGCTTGTCAGGACTAGATGAAAAGATCATTGCTCTCTACGCACGAGGTATGAGTGTCAGGGATATTCAAGCCCAGTTGCAAGAAATGTATGGTGTTGAAGTATCACCAACACTTATTTCCAATGTTACAGATGCAGTAATTGACGAGGTGAAGCAATGGCAAAACCGTCCCCTTGAAGCAGTCTATCCAATCGTCTTTCTGGACTGTCTAGTCATCAAAGTCCGAGACAATGGCAGAGTGATTAACAAATCCTTGTACTTTGCCTTGGGCGTGAATATGGACGGGTACAAGGAATTACTGGGTATGTGGATTTCTCCGAATGAAGGTGCGAAATTCTGGTTGTCAGTACTCACCGAAATTCACAACTGTGGGGTCAAAGATATTTTGATTGCCTGTGTCGATGGCTTGACTGGTTTCCCTAATGCGATTGAGACGGTATTTCCTAAAACTCAGGTGCAGTTATGCATTGTCCACATGGTCAGAAACTCGGTCGCTTTTGTACCTTGGCAACAACGCAAGCAAGTTTGTGCTGACCTCAAGGCTATTTATAGCGCGGCGACGGAATCGGAGGCTGAGTTTAATCTCGAACTCTTTGCTGAAAAGTGGGACAAGCAATATCCATCAATCTCCAAGTCTTGGCGCAGTCATTGGGCAAACATTATCCCCTTCTTTGCTTTCCCGACCGAGATTCGCAGGGCGATTTATACCACCAATGCGATTGAGTCGATGAACAGTAGTTTGCGGAAGGTGATTAAATCCCAACAGATTTTTCCCTCTGATGATGCTGCTTTCAAGCTCGTTTATTTAGCAATGCGGAATATCTCGAAGAAGTGGACGATGCCGATTCGTGATTGGAAACCTGCTCTTAATCGCTTTGCCATCCTCTTCGAGGATCGTCTCCACGTCTAG
- a CDS encoding DUF29 domain-containing protein, which translates to MKKLYEQDYSQWAKTMADLLASGNFTRLDIENLVEEVRDLSKRERDHLLSSLRLILHHLLKWDYQSHKRSRSWQNAIGRERDDIRLYLEDSPSLSRYLDNPSCYLLKIGSKQVKNSLAKSKMTLFLYKNLAFFILTLVLNE; encoded by the coding sequence ATGAAGAAACTATACGAACAAGACTATAGCCAATGGGCAAAAACTATGGCTGATTTACTTGCATCGGGAAACTTTACACGATTGGATATTGAAAATTTGGTGGAAGAGGTAAGGGATTTATCCAAACGGGAACGTGATCACCTATTGAGTAGTTTGCGGCTTATCTTGCATCATCTACTAAAATGGGATTATCAAAGTCATAAGCGATCGCGCAGTTGGCAAAATGCCATTGGTAGAGAACGCGATGATATAAGACTCTATCTAGAAGATAGTCCCAGTCTGTCTCGATATTTAGATAACCCAAGTTGCTACCTATTAAAAATCGGCTCAAAACAAGTTAAAAACAGCCTCGCTAAGTCCAAAATGACGCTATTTTTATATAAAAATCTAGCATTTTTTATTTTAACTTTAGTCTTAAATGAATAG
- the ispG gene encoding (E)-4-hydroxy-3-methylbut-2-enyl-diphosphate synthase, producing MTTVSENRPSTQNGKVEPIIDGSENLGVIVRRKTRPVQVGNITIGGGAPVVVQSMINEDTLDIDGSVAAIRRLHEIGCEIVRVTVPSMAHAAALSEIRQKLKRTYLDVPLVADVHHNGMKIALEVAKHIHKVRINPGLYVFEKPKADRTEYTQSEFDEIAEKVRDTLKPLVLSLKEQGKAMRIGVNHGSLAERMLFTYGDTPQGMVESAIEFIRICEDLDFRNIVISMKASRVPVMIAAYQLMVKRMDQLGMDYPLHLGVTEAGDGEYGRIKSTAGIATLLAQGIGDTIRVSLTEAPEKEIPVCYSILQSLGLRKTMVEYVACPSCGRTLFNLEEVLHKVREATNHLVGLDIAVMGCIVNGPGEMADADYGYVGKTPGTISLYRGKEEIKRVPEAEGVEQLIALIKSDDRWVDP from the coding sequence ATGACGACTGTTTCTGAGAATAGACCCAGCACCCAAAATGGCAAAGTTGAGCCAATCATCGATGGCAGTGAAAATCTCGGTGTAATCGTCAGACGCAAAACCCGACCCGTGCAAGTAGGCAATATCACCATCGGTGGTGGTGCGCCCGTAGTTGTGCAGTCGATGATTAACGAAGATACTCTCGATATCGATGGCTCCGTCGCTGCAATTCGCCGCCTGCATGAAATTGGTTGTGAAATTGTCCGCGTCACCGTCCCCAGCATGGCTCATGCCGCCGCCCTCTCAGAAATCCGCCAAAAGCTCAAGCGTACTTATCTCGATGTGCCTCTAGTCGCCGATGTCCACCACAACGGCATGAAAATTGCCCTTGAAGTCGCTAAGCATATTCACAAAGTTCGCATCAATCCCGGACTCTATGTATTCGAAAAGCCTAAAGCTGATCGCACTGAATACACCCAATCAGAATTTGACGAAATCGCCGAAAAAGTCCGTGACACCCTTAAGCCCCTAGTTCTATCCCTCAAAGAACAGGGCAAAGCGATGCGAATCGGCGTAAATCACGGTTCCCTCGCCGAACGGATGCTCTTTACCTACGGTGACACTCCTCAGGGCATGGTCGAATCAGCGATCGAGTTTATCCGCATCTGTGAAGACCTCGACTTTAGAAATATTGTCATCTCCATGAAGGCTTCCCGCGTCCCTGTGATGATCGCAGCCTATCAATTGATGGTCAAACGCATGGATCAATTGGGCATGGATTACCCCTTGCACCTCGGCGTAACCGAAGCAGGCGATGGTGAATATGGACGGATCAAGTCTACCGCAGGCATTGCCACATTACTTGCTCAAGGCATCGGTGACACCATACGCGTATCCCTCACCGAAGCTCCCGAAAAGGAAATCCCCGTTTGCTACAGCATTCTCCAATCCCTCGGACTCCGCAAAACAATGGTGGAGTATGTCGCCTGTCCATCCTGCGGACGCACCCTATTTAACCTCGAAGAAGTCCTCCATAAAGTCCGTGAAGCAACTAATCACCTCGTCGGTCTCGATATTGCTGTCATGGGTTGCATCGTCAACGGACCTGGAGAAATGGCAGACGCAGACTACGGCTATGTCGGCAAAACTCCCGGCACAATCTCACTCTATCGCGGCAAAGAAGAAATTAAGCGCGTACCTGAAGCCGAAGGGGTAGAACAATTAATTGCCCTCATCAAATCCGACGATCGCTGGGTTGATCCTTAG
- a CDS encoding metal ABC transporter substrate-binding protein, translated as MKIIMKSQSISKSRLKALTKYLVKYAALSSCVLMIGLSGCTNSASQREAADNNAIRQNPQGKKVILTTFTVLADMAQNVAGDKAIVESITKVGAEIHGYEPTPSDLQRGQGVDLILDNGLNLERWADRFYNSIPRAERLTLSEGVQPVNIAEDAYQGKPNPHAWMSPQNALIYVDNIRKALVKLDPVNAATYEVNAKAYSQKIKDIDAKLKQAIAVIPPDKRYIVSCEGAFSYLARDYGLKEIYIWPVNAEQQATPKQVQKVIDAVRAKQIPTVFCESTVSNAAQMQVVKETGAKYGGVFYVDSLSPPDGVTPTYLKLLEYNVNTLIKGLQSN; from the coding sequence ATGAAAATAATCATGAAGTCCCAAAGCATTAGCAAATCAAGGTTGAAGGCACTAACTAAATATTTAGTGAAATATGCTGCGTTGTCTAGCTGCGTATTGATGATTGGGCTGAGTGGATGCACGAACTCAGCAAGTCAGCGTGAAGCTGCCGACAACAATGCCATTCGCCAAAATCCTCAAGGCAAGAAGGTGATTTTGACCACTTTTACAGTGCTGGCAGATATGGCGCAAAACGTGGCGGGGGATAAAGCGATCGTCGAGTCAATCACTAAGGTGGGGGCAGAAATTCATGGATATGAACCAACACCGAGCGATTTGCAGCGTGGGCAAGGTGTGGATCTGATTTTAGATAATGGTCTAAATCTAGAGCGTTGGGCAGATCGTTTTTATAACAGTATTCCGAGAGCCGAGCGATTAACCTTATCGGAGGGTGTGCAACCAGTAAATATTGCCGAAGATGCTTATCAAGGTAAGCCGAATCCTCACGCTTGGATGTCGCCGCAGAATGCCTTGATCTATGTGGACAATATTCGTAAGGCATTGGTCAAGCTCGATCCTGTAAATGCTGCGACCTATGAGGTAAATGCTAAAGCCTATAGCCAAAAGATTAAAGATATTGATGCCAAACTCAAACAGGCGATCGCAGTAATTCCTCCTGATAAACGCTATATCGTCAGTTGTGAAGGAGCCTTTTCATATTTGGCGCGGGACTATGGTTTGAAGGAAATATATATCTGGCCAGTGAATGCGGAGCAGCAAGCCACACCGAAACAAGTCCAAAAAGTAATTGATGCCGTTAGAGCTAAGCAGATTCCGACGGTGTTTTGTGAGAGCACGGTGAGTAATGCGGCGCAGATGCAGGTGGTGAAGGAGACAGGAGCGAAGTATGGAGGAGTGTTTTATGTGGATTCGCTATCTCCTCCCGATGGCGTTACACCGACATATCTGAAGTTATTGGAATACAACGTCAATACTTTAATTAAGGGATTACAGAGTAATTAA
- a CDS encoding metal ABC transporter ATP-binding protein: protein MDTISIDIENVTVAYHGKVALHSANLQLKAGTICGLVGMNGAGKSTLFKSVMGFVKPMSGRVLINGLPIRIVQKKSLVAYVPQTEEVDWNFPVSVHDVVMMGRYGYMNFLRMPKALDRQVVRESLERVEMWEMRDRQIGELSGGQKKRAFFARALAQQGRVLLLDEPFAGVDVKTEKMMINLLMELRDAGYTVLVSTHDLESINTFCDQVVLINRTILAYGQTSEVFTEENISRTFGGSFKFA from the coding sequence ATGGATACGATTAGCATTGATATTGAGAATGTTACGGTTGCCTATCATGGGAAGGTTGCCTTGCATAGCGCTAATTTACAACTGAAAGCAGGCACAATTTGTGGTCTGGTAGGAATGAATGGTGCAGGTAAGTCAACTCTCTTTAAGTCGGTAATGGGTTTTGTCAAACCGATGAGCGGCAGAGTATTGATTAATGGCTTACCAATTCGGATTGTTCAAAAAAAGAGCTTAGTTGCCTATGTGCCACAAACAGAAGAGGTAGATTGGAACTTCCCTGTGAGTGTCCATGATGTGGTGATGATGGGACGTTATGGCTATATGAATTTTCTGCGGATGCCGAAAGCGCTCGATCGCCAAGTGGTACGTGAGAGCTTAGAGCGTGTGGAAATGTGGGAAATGCGCGATCGCCAAATTGGTGAGTTGTCGGGTGGTCAAAAGAAACGTGCCTTTTTTGCAAGGGCTTTGGCGCAACAGGGCAGGGTGTTGCTTCTTGATGAGCCATTTGCGGGTGTGGATGTGAAGACTGAGAAGATGATGATTAATCTGCTGATGGAATTGCGCGATGCAGGTTATACGGTGCTGGTTTCTACTCACGATCTGGAATCGATTAATACTTTTTGCGATCAAGTGGTGTTAATCAATCGCACGATTCTTGCCTATGGTCAGACTTCAGAGGTATTTACCGAAGAAAATATTTCACGGACTTTTGGTGGTTCTTTTAAGTTTGCGTAA
- a CDS encoding metal ABC transporter permease: MDIIHWFTAPLQYGFMVKAIWVSALVGIVCSALSCFMILKGWALMGDAVSHAVLPGVVLAYVINIPFAIGAFVFGVGSVIAIGFIKANTRIKEDTVIGLVFTGLFALGIVLVSKIKSTVDLGHILFGNVLGIADSDIVQTVIISVITLVTLAILRKDLILFCFDATHARSIGMNTTFLYYVLLSLLSLTAVAGLQTVGIILVVAMLITPGATAYLLSDRFDHMMLIAMASGMFASVMGTYISYHIDGSTGGCIVVLQTLLFLAAMIFAPKHGMLARSRQQVIES; this comes from the coding sequence ATGGATATTATTCATTGGTTTACAGCACCGTTACAATATGGGTTTATGGTGAAGGCGATTTGGGTGAGCGCCCTTGTGGGGATTGTTTGCTCAGCCTTGTCTTGCTTCATGATTTTGAAAGGATGGGCGTTGATGGGCGATGCAGTATCCCATGCGGTACTTCCGGGGGTGGTACTTGCCTATGTGATTAACATTCCCTTTGCGATCGGGGCTTTTGTGTTTGGCGTAGGTTCTGTAATTGCGATCGGCTTTATCAAAGCGAATACAAGAATTAAAGAAGATACAGTAATTGGCTTGGTCTTTACGGGGCTATTTGCCTTGGGAATAGTGCTAGTATCGAAGATCAAAAGTACTGTCGATTTAGGACATATTCTATTTGGGAATGTGTTGGGAATCGCTGATAGTGATATTGTCCAAACCGTGATTATCAGTGTGATTACATTGGTGACGCTCGCGATTTTGCGAAAGGATTTGATTCTCTTTTGCTTTGATGCGACCCATGCTCGTTCAATCGGTATGAATACCACATTTCTCTATTACGTGTTGCTGTCGTTGTTGTCGCTCACGGCGGTAGCAGGGTTACAAACTGTAGGAATTATCCTTGTCGTGGCGATGTTGATTACCCCTGGGGCAACTGCCTATTTGTTGAGCGATCGCTTTGACCATATGATGTTGATTGCGATGGCTTCGGGGATGTTTGCTAGTGTGATGGGGACTTACATCAGTTATCACATCGATGGCTCGACGGGTGGCTGTATTGTGGTTTTGCAAACCTTGTTATTTTTGGCGGCGATGATTTTTGCTCCAAAACATGGGATGCTAGCCCGATCGCGTCAACAAGTCATAGAATCCTAA
- a CDS encoding pentapeptide repeat-containing protein, producing the protein MAKVSSADQLLTQYNQGERNFEGSDLDGENLSGLVLKEINLSRSSLRKADLTGTDLSSALLFQTDLSTAILNRVELSRANLTGANLSRSLMTGATLIKSILLKASLNGAILLNANLSQSRLREADFSEANLSSADLSEAVFTEAKFTGAKYSLSTKLPTNFDPVTEGMRID; encoded by the coding sequence ATGGCAAAAGTAAGCAGTGCCGATCAATTATTAACCCAGTACAATCAAGGAGAGCGCAACTTTGAAGGTTCTGACCTAGATGGAGAAAACCTCAGTGGATTAGTTTTAAAAGAAATTAATCTGAGTCGATCTAGCCTCAGAAAAGCCGATCTGACAGGAACTGATCTTAGCTCTGCACTTTTGTTTCAAACAGATCTATCAACTGCCATTCTCAATCGAGTTGAATTAAGTCGCGCCAATCTCACAGGTGCAAACCTAAGTCGCTCGTTAATGACAGGTGCAACCCTAATCAAATCAATATTACTTAAGGCTTCCTTAAACGGAGCAATTTTATTGAATGCCAACTTAAGCCAATCAAGACTCCGCGAAGCAGACTTCAGTGAAGCAAATCTCAGTAGTGCTGACCTATCTGAAGCCGTATTTACTGAAGCTAAGTTTACAGGTGCAAAATATAGCCTTAGTACCAAACTACCAACAAATTTTGATCCTGTTACAGAAGGGATGCGAATTGATTAG
- a CDS encoding VanW family protein — translation MQNHNLQQTIKRSKLRLWLGRYFYILKRHLEWIFSDRKFATELKRDRLPVQIFTHQSILLRQLKDVEMWLQYNKIENLRLAIAQIDGLVIHPNEVFSFWYLVGNPTKQRGFQLGMVLDNGKVSTGYGGGLCQLANLIYWMTLHSPLSVKERWRHSYDVFPDVNRTLPFGSGATVSYNYIDLQIENKTPHQYQLCLWLTDEHLHGAIHSDMESHYKYEIVEKNHLISGPVAGRYMRQNQLFRKICDRHTNQLLDEELITENHALMMYAPLLSAGK, via the coding sequence ATGCAAAACCATAATCTTCAACAGACAATCAAACGAAGCAAATTGAGATTATGGTTAGGGCGCTACTTCTACATTCTCAAACGTCACCTTGAGTGGATTTTTAGCGATCGCAAATTTGCCACCGAACTTAAACGCGATCGCCTACCCGTTCAAATCTTTACCCATCAGTCGATCTTACTGCGCCAACTCAAAGACGTAGAAATGTGGCTGCAATATAACAAAATCGAAAACTTACGCCTTGCGATCGCGCAGATTGATGGATTAGTGATTCATCCCAATGAAGTCTTTTCCTTTTGGTATTTAGTTGGTAATCCCACCAAACAGAGAGGATTTCAACTAGGCATGGTTTTAGACAATGGCAAAGTCAGCACTGGCTATGGCGGCGGCTTATGTCAACTCGCCAATCTCATCTATTGGATGACACTGCATTCTCCTCTATCGGTCAAAGAACGCTGGCGACATAGCTACGACGTATTTCCAGATGTCAATCGCACATTACCCTTTGGCAGTGGTGCAACCGTCTCCTACAACTACATCGACCTGCAAATTGAGAACAAAACACCGCACCAGTATCAGCTTTGTCTATGGCTAACCGATGAGCATCTACATGGAGCAATCCATTCTGATATGGAAAGTCATTACAAATATGAAATCGTGGAAAAGAATCACCTTATTAGTGGCCCCGTCGCAGGACGATATATGCGCCAAAATCAGCTTTTTCGTAAAATTTGCGATCGCCATACAAATCAACTTCTTGATGAAGAATTGATCACCGAAAATCATGCTCTGATGATGTATGCTCCACTTTTGAGTGCAGGGAAATAA